Proteins from a genomic interval of Beijerinckia indica subsp. indica ATCC 9039:
- a CDS encoding penicillin-binding protein 1A has translation MRLIARFFGFLFATAAILFVVGACAAGFLVWNFQRDLPDYTQLKNYEPPVMTRVHAADGSILAEYAHERRLYLPSTAIPPLIKQAFISAEDKNFYNHSGVDPEGILRAFMVLVEGGHHVQGASTITQQVAKNFLLTNERSFDRKIREALLAFRIEGAYSKERILELYLNEIYLGLGNYGVAASALNYYGKSVHELSIAQAAYLAALPKAPNNYHPFLKRDRAIERRNWVIDRMVDNGYVSRADGEKAKTEPLGVNPRVLSPNAYAAGFFAEAVRRELGDRYGEKKLYEGGLSVRTTLDPKMQLMARRALVDGLVRYDEAHGFRGAMRHIDISQDWGVALAEIPVLGDVAPWRLAVILDASDNYARIGLQPKREKSGEIARERESGTLAPVGLRWTRGLGGRASLIPGDVVYVEPLDGKPGQFRLRQIPEVGGAIVAMDPYTGRVFAMVGGFSFDQSEFNRAVQAMRQPGSSFKPFVYATALDNGYTPSSIVLDAPIEIDQGPGLGVWRPENFEGHSSGPHTLRYGVEHSINQMTVRLARDVGMPLIAEYAKRFGIYDDLPPFLSMSLGSGETTLMRMTTAYSMLANGGKRIKSTLIDRIQDRYGHTLYRHDDRVCEGCDAQKWANQPEPRLIDKREQVLDPLTAYQITSIMEGVIQRGTGQVIKEVGKHLAGKTGTTNEAKDLWFIGFSPDLAVGVFMGYDQPRSLGDSAQAAQYTAPIFRDFMKMALKDKPDVPFRVPPGIKLISVNAKSGLRSTGAGSILEAFKPGTAPPDTYAASDSAPRAQTVNPDADRLVGTGTGGLY, from the coding sequence ATGCGGCTTATCGCCCGTTTTTTCGGTTTCCTCTTCGCGACAGCCGCCATTCTCTTCGTTGTCGGCGCTTGCGCGGCAGGCTTTCTTGTCTGGAATTTCCAGCGCGACCTGCCCGATTATACGCAGCTCAAGAATTACGAGCCGCCGGTAATGACGCGCGTCCATGCCGCCGATGGGTCGATTCTCGCCGAATATGCGCATGAGCGTCGGCTTTATCTGCCGAGCACGGCGATCCCGCCACTGATCAAACAGGCTTTTATTTCGGCCGAGGACAAGAATTTCTATAATCACAGCGGTGTCGACCCGGAAGGCATCCTGCGCGCCTTTATGGTGCTGGTCGAGGGTGGCCATCATGTCCAGGGCGCTTCAACGATTACGCAACAGGTCGCCAAGAACTTTCTGCTGACCAATGAACGCTCCTTCGATCGCAAGATCCGTGAGGCCTTGCTCGCCTTCCGGATCGAGGGCGCCTATTCCAAGGAACGCATTCTCGAGCTTTATCTCAATGAGATCTATCTCGGCCTCGGCAATTACGGCGTCGCCGCCTCCGCGTTGAATTACTACGGTAAATCGGTGCATGAACTGAGCATTGCTCAGGCTGCCTATCTTGCCGCTCTGCCCAAGGCGCCGAATAATTATCATCCCTTCCTCAAGCGCGATCGCGCGATCGAACGCCGCAATTGGGTCATCGATCGCATGGTCGATAATGGCTATGTCTCGCGCGCCGATGGCGAGAAGGCGAAGACCGAGCCGCTCGGCGTCAATCCGCGTGTCCTTTCTCCCAATGCCTATGCGGCGGGCTTCTTCGCCGAGGCGGTCAGGCGTGAACTCGGCGATCGTTACGGGGAAAAGAAACTCTATGAAGGCGGGCTTTCGGTCCGCACGACGCTCGATCCAAAAATGCAGCTCATGGCGCGCCGTGCGCTGGTCGATGGTCTCGTGCGCTACGACGAGGCTCATGGATTCCGCGGCGCCATGCGCCATATTGACATCAGCCAGGATTGGGGCGTGGCGCTTGCCGAAATTCCGGTCTTGGGCGATGTCGCGCCCTGGCGGCTCGCTGTCATCCTCGATGCATCGGATAATTATGCGCGCATAGGCTTGCAGCCGAAGCGGGAAAAATCCGGAGAAATCGCGCGCGAGCGGGAATCCGGAACGTTGGCGCCGGTCGGATTGCGTTGGACGCGCGGCCTTGGCGGGCGTGCCTCGCTGATCCCGGGCGACGTGGTTTACGTCGAACCCCTCGACGGCAAGCCTGGGCAGTTCAGGTTGCGGCAAATCCCAGAGGTCGGCGGTGCCATTGTCGCGATGGACCCCTATACGGGCCGCGTCTTTGCCATGGTCGGTGGCTTTTCCTTCGATCAGTCGGAATTCAACCGCGCGGTTCAGGCCATGCGCCAGCCGGGCTCCTCGTTCAAACCCTTTGTCTATGCGACAGCGCTGGACAATGGCTATACGCCGTCGTCGATCGTGCTCGATGCGCCGATCGAAATCGATCAAGGGCCTGGTCTTGGTGTCTGGCGGCCGGAAAATTTCGAAGGCCATTCGAGCGGCCCGCATACTTTGCGTTATGGCGTCGAACATTCGATCAACCAGATGACCGTGCGTCTGGCGCGTGATGTCGGCATGCCGCTCATCGCCGAATATGCCAAGCGTTTCGGCATTTACGACGATCTGCCGCCGTTCCTGTCGATGTCGCTCGGCTCCGGCGAGACGACTTTGATGCGCATGACAACCGCCTATTCCATGCTGGCCAATGGCGGCAAAAGGATCAAATCGACCCTGATCGATCGCATTCAGGACCGCTACGGCCATACGCTCTATCGGCATGATGATCGTGTCTGCGAGGGCTGCGACGCCCAGAAATGGGCCAATCAGCCGGAACCGCGGTTGATCGACAAACGCGAGCAAGTGCTTGATCCTCTGACTGCTTATCAGATCACCTCGATCATGGAAGGCGTGATTCAGCGCGGGACCGGACAGGTCATCAAGGAAGTCGGCAAACATCTGGCCGGCAAGACCGGAACGACCAATGAAGCGAAGGACCTTTGGTTCATCGGTTTCTCGCCCGACCTCGCGGTTGGCGTCTTCATGGGCTACGATCAGCCGCGTTCGCTGGGCGATTCCGCGCAGGCCGCGCAATATACGGCGCCGATCTTTCGGGATTTCATGAAAATGGCCCTGAAGGACAAGCCTGATGTGCCGTTTCGCGTGCCGCCTGGCATCAAGCTGATCTCGGTCAATGCCAAGTCAGGCTTGCGTTCCACCGGGGCTGGTTCCATCCTTGAGGCCTTCAAACCGGGCACCGCGCCGCCCGATACTTATGCGGCGAGCGATTCCGCGCCGCGCGCGCAAACCGTCAATCCCGATGCTGACCGACTCGTCGGCACCGGTACTGGCGGTCTTTACTGA
- a CDS encoding HAD family hydrolase, producing the protein MTASEQTWVAPQSVIFDMDGLLIDSESLAMKALNKAGEEMGYDTPFSFCQAMIGVPIDRCRSLVAERFGEDFPLDLYFATSDKHFTSLVEAGHLQLKAGVENLLGALEEQGISKAVATSSSRRKADHHLELIGIRERFSAIITRDDVQRGKPDPDPFLRAAEALQTPPERCLVLEDSHNGVRAAHAAGMRVIMVPDLLGPTDEMLEKVFMVADDLNVVAELIRSSVPETAPATKQ; encoded by the coding sequence ATGACAGCTTCTGAACAAACCTGGGTTGCGCCGCAATCCGTGATTTTCGATATGGATGGGCTCCTGATCGATAGTGAGAGCCTTGCGATGAAGGCGCTCAATAAGGCGGGCGAGGAGATGGGCTATGATACGCCGTTTTCCTTTTGCCAAGCGATGATCGGCGTGCCGATTGATCGCTGCCGCAGCCTTGTCGCCGAACGGTTTGGTGAGGATTTCCCGCTCGATCTCTATTTCGCAACTTCCGACAAGCATTTCACATCACTGGTCGAAGCCGGCCACTTGCAATTGAAGGCAGGTGTCGAAAATCTTCTCGGCGCACTTGAGGAGCAAGGCATCAGCAAGGCGGTCGCGACCTCCTCGAGCCGTCGCAAGGCTGATCATCATCTCGAACTCATTGGCATTCGCGAGCGGTTCAGCGCCATTATCACGCGCGATGATGTCCAGCGCGGTAAGCCTGATCCGGATCCCTTCCTTCGCGCGGCCGAGGCCCTGCAAACGCCACCCGAACGCTGCCTGGTCCTGGAAGATTCCCACAATGGTGTCAGGGCCGCCCATGCGGCAGGAATGCGGGTGATCATGGTGCCGGATCTTTTGGGTCCGACCGATGAAATGCTCGAAAAGGTCTTCATGGTCGCCGACGATCTGAATGTCGTCGCCGAACTCATCCGTTCGAGCGTGCCC